One Malus sylvestris chromosome 14, drMalSylv7.2, whole genome shotgun sequence DNA segment encodes these proteins:
- the LOC126600553 gene encoding serine protease SPPA, chloroplastic-like, whose translation MSKLILLHTSPIHRRAFNAFVSTSLSKPLSTPTSLRFLCLRPQFISPSPPLSLRSISARAFDSSPLSSTDTKEDESQERDGEIVNKSKTADKEYPSGEFRFEKASAWKSFVVKLRMLIAFPWQRVKKGSVLTIKLRGQVSDQLKSRFSSGLSLPQICENLIKAAYDPRISGVYLQIESLNCGWGKVEEIRRHILDFKKSGKFVVAYLPACGEKEYYLASACQEIYAPPSAYFSLFGLTVQASFIRGVLEKVGIEPQVERIGKYKSAGDQLARKTMSKENCEMLTALLDNVYGNWLDVISSTRGKKREDIENFINEGVYQVEKLKEEGWITNIQYDDEVISMLKERLGVQKEKTLPMVDYKKYSKVRQWTVGLSSGKDKIAIIRASGSITRVRGGLSLPGSSIIGEQFIEKIRSVRESKRYKAAIIRIDSPGGDALASDLMWREIRLLAASKPVIASMSDVAASGGYYMAMAADTIVAENLTLTGSIGVVTGKFNLGKLYEKIGFNKEIISRGKYAEVLAAEQRPFRPEEAELFAKSAQNTYKQFRDKAAFSRSMTVDKMEEVAQGRVWTGNDAASRGLVDAIGGFSRAVAIAKLKANIPQDRQVALVELARPSPTLPELLSGIGATLVGVDRTMKEVLQELTFSDGVQARMDGIMFQRLEGASQANPIFSLLKDYFGSL comes from the exons ATGTCGAAGCTCATTCTTCTCCACACTTCTCCGATCCACCGCCGCGCCTTCAATGCCTTCGTTTCGACCTCTCTGTCCAAACCTCTCTCCACTCCCACCTCCCTCCGCTTCCTATGCCTCCGCCCCCAAttcatctctccctctccccctcTTTCTCTGCGCAGCATCTCAGCTCGCGCCTTCGACTCGTCTCCGTTGTCGTCGACGGATACCAAAGAAGACGAATCGCAGGAAAGAGATGGCGAGATCGTAAATAAATCCAAAACAGCAGACAAGGAGTATCCGAGCGGCGAGTTTCGGTTCGAGAAGGCGAGCGCGTGGAAGAGCTTCGTCGTCAAGCTCCGCATGCTCATTGCCTTCCCTTGGCAGCGCGTCAAGAAAGGCAGCGTCTTGACCATCAAATTGCGTGGCCAG GTATCTGATCAGCTGAAGAGTCGATTTTCGAGTGGACTTTCGCTGCCTCAAATTTGTGAGAATTTGATTAAAGCAGCTTACGATCCTCGAATTTCCGGTGTCTATCTCCAAATTGAAAGCTTGAATTGCGGTTGGGGCAAAGTCGAAGAAATCCGAAGACATATCTTGGATTTCAAGAAATCAG GTAAATTTGTTGTGGCCTATTTACCGGCTTGCGGAGAGAAAGAGTATTACCTTGCAAGTGCGTGCCAAGAGATATACGCACCTCCAAGtgcttatttttctttgtttggtcTCACCGTTCAGGCCTCATTCATAAGAG GTGTTCTTGAGAAAGTTGGAATCGAGCCACAAGTGGAAAGGATTGGTAAATACAAAAGTGCCGGTGATCAACTTGCGCGCAAAACCATGTCCAAAGAGAATTGTGAGATGCTGACAGCATTGCTTGATAATGTATATGGGAATTGGCTGGATGTGATTTCTTCCACGAGAG gaaagaaaagagaagataTCGAGAATTTTATTAATGAAGGAGTCTACCAAgtagaaaaattgaaagaagaaGGCTGGATCACAAACATACAATATGATGACGAG GTTATTTCAATGTTGAAGGAAAGACTTggagtacaaaaagaaaaaactcttCCTATGGTTGATTACAA AAAGTACTCAAAGGTTCGGCAATGGACTGTTGGATTATCAAGCGGTAAAGACAAGATAGCCATAATTAGAGCATCAGGCAGCATTACTCGTGTACGAGGAGGTTTAAGTCTTCCAGGTTCTAGTATTATTGGGGAACAGTTCATTGAGAAGATTCGCAGTGTGAGAG AATCAAAAAGATATAAGGCCGCAATCATCCGAATTGACAGCCCTGGAGGTGATGCTCTTGCTTCTGACTT GATGTGGAGGGAAATCAGACTTTTGGCTGCATCAAAACCTGTCATTGCATCGATGTCTGATGTGGCAGCAAGTGGAGGATACTATATGGCAATGGCAGCAGACACCATTGTTGCAGAAAATCTAACCTTAACTGGTTCCATTGGAGTTGTGACAG GGAAGTTTAACCTGGGAAAACTGTATGAGAAGATTGGCTTCAACAAAGAAATCATATCAAGGGGAAAATATGCTGAAGTTCTTGCAGCTGAACAACGACCCTTCAG ACCAGAAGAAGCTGAACTGTTTGCTAAGTCTGCACAGAATACATATAAGCAATTCCGAGACAAGGCAGCTTTTTCCAGATCGATGACT GTAGATAAAATGGAGGAGGTTGCACAAGGGAGAGTTTGGACTGGTAACGATGCAGCTTCACGAGGTTTAGTTGATGCTATTGGCGGATTTTCTCGTGCTGTCGCAATAGCAAAGCTCAAGGCAAATATACCCCAAGACAGACAG GTTGCGCTCGTGGAGCTCGCAAGACCTTCCCCGACACTGCCGGAACTTTTAAGTGGCATAGGGGCTACATTGGTTGGAGTGGATAGAACAATGAAGGAAGTGCTGCAGGAGTTGACATTTTCCGACGGAGTCCAAGCCCGAATGGACGGAATCATGTTTCAGAGATTGGAGGGAGCTTCTCAGGCCAACCCCATCTTCTCTTTGTTGAAAGATTACTTTGGTTCCCTCTAA
- the LOC126598489 gene encoding protein SOB FIVE-LIKE 2-like has translation MESGKMLGGAEECHSSESGWTMYIGSRLEGENDGGMHHEEDDEGGENYGGHRKGEESDDSMVSDASSGPSHHHGRPSRSGQGVAAAEKKGKKKPAKEKQTRGGRRKQEEKKEKALLIHGKKR, from the coding sequence ATGGAGTCTGGAAAAATGCTTGGAGGTGCGGAGGAATGCCACAGCAGTGAATCCGGGTGGACGATGTACATTGGCTCCCGCCTGGAAGGCGAAAACGACGGTGGCATGCATCACGAAGAAGACGATGAAGGTGGAGAAAATTATGGTGGTCATCGTAAGGGTGAAGAGAGTGACGATTCAATGGTCTCTGATGCCTCGTCCGGCCCAAGCCATCATCACGGCCGTCCATCTAGGTCAGGACAGGGCGTGGCAGCTGCTGAGAAAAAGGGGAAGAAGAAGCCGGCGAAGGAGAAGCAAACCAGAGGTGGAAGGAGAAAGCAGgaggagaagaaagagaaggcgTTGTTGATTCACGGCAAGAAACGCTGA
- the LOC126598420 gene encoding basic leucine zipper 43-like → MEPNESKGTRYLPNHCLPTHPHPDSLPIYPPRFFPVSHIHVPAHDFSPNASSLSNEAAFNEAGEPDMNYERKLKRMISNRESARRSRMRKKKQIEELQYQVDQLHSTNRQLSEKLIQLLEGNQQILQENAQLKERVSSLQIFLADLITPLRNAGDVTVNTSGNQLRAEDSSTP, encoded by the coding sequence atggaGCCAAATGAATCAAAGGGGACTCGGTACTTACCTAATCACTGCCTCCCAACGCATCCCCATCCAGATTCCCTGCCGATCTACCCGCCTCGATTCTTCCCCGTCTCTCATATTCATGTTCCGGCCCATGATTTCTCACCAAACGCCTCGTCTCTCAGCAACGAAGCTGCCTTCAATGAAGCTGGGGAGCCGGACATGAACtacgaaagaaagctcaagAGAATGATATCCAACAGGGAGTCTGCGAGGAGGTCGCGGATGCGTAAGAAGAAGCAGATTGAAGAGCTGCAGTATCAGGTGGATCAGCTCCACTCTACCAATCGCCAGCTCTCGGAGAAGCTCATCCAACTGTTAGAGGGCAACCAACAGATCCTCCAGGAGAATGCTCAGCTGAAAGAGAGAGTTTCCTCCCTTCAAATCTTCCTTGCTGATCTCATAACACCTCTGAGGAATGCCGGAGATGTCACCGTTAACACAAGTGGCAATCAACTTAGAGCCGAGGACTCAAGTACGCCATGA
- the LOC126598421 gene encoding uncharacterized protein LOC126598421 — protein sequence MASLPSPASPASPSSSASSSDNSATRPISHSPPNPQAEAGANNGVLDAEETKPGIVSAYYDDLHSANHIEKFKKYEVDYSRWLTAKYFTKTNLYGGNIFDESVTIRDQVIKSSRWPCTLSYADPVQGFEEQSNFFSTFTTTAETSLNISNGKHQVKKSG from the exons ATGGCGAGCTTGCCGTCTCCGGCGTCTCCGGCGTCGCCATCCTCCTCTGCTTCCAGCTCCGACAACTCCGCCACTCGACCCATCTCTCACTCTCCTCCAAATCCACag GCTGAAGCTGGAGCCAACAATGGAGTTCTGGATGCCGAGGAGACGAAGCCTGGTATTGTTTCTGCATATTATGA TGACCTCCATAGCGCAAACCACATTGAGAAGTTCAAGAAATATGAAGTGGACTACAGTCGTTGGTTGACTGCAAAATACTTCACAAAGACGAACCTATATGGAG GCAACATCTTCGATGAGAGTGTGACAATACGTGATCAGGTTATAAAGTCGAGCAG ATGGCCTTGCACCCTCTCATATGCAGACCCGGTCCAGGGTTTTGAAGAACAGAGCAACTTCTTTTCGACTTTTACCACTACAGCAGAAACCTCGCTTAACATCTCAAATGGGAAGCATCAAGTAAAGAAAAGCGGTTGA